Genomic DNA from Halomonas sp. BDJS001:
GCCGCTCAAAAGCTTCCACTGTCTCGCTCAGTGGGTACTGGCCGCGCCAGTGCAGCAGGTAGAGATCGATAGTGTCGGTGCCCAATCGACGCAGGCTGCGCTCACAGGCGGCTTGAACACCCTGGGTGCTGGCGTTGTGCGGGTAAACCTTGCTGACCAGATACACTTCTTCGCGCCGATCACGGATTGCTTGGCCAACGACCTCTTCCGCGCCGCCTTCCGCATACATCTCGGCGGTATCGATCAGCGTCATGCCCAGATCCAACCCTTCACGCAGCGCCCTGACCTCAGCCTGCCGCTGGCCAGCATTCTCGCCCATATGCCAGGTGCCCTGGCCTATACGGGGTACGCTTACGCCGCCTAGTTTGATCGTCTGCATGTTCTCCTCCTGGTTGTTGGGTAAATGGATGAGAGGTGGGTTCTCGTCCTCTATATCATGCGAGAAGAGCGGAAGCATCGGGCGTACATGCTTAGGAGCAGCTAGCCAGGCGCGTCACTCGAATGCCTCCGCTTCGATACGTCAAAGTCATCGCTGCGCTTCAGGCAGGCAGTATAGCCGGGCCTAGGGGGAGCTTTGAATCTATTCCGGATCACTATGAGTTAATGCAGCTTGAACTCATTAAATTATTCAAGGAAAGAGTTCCAGAGTATGTACGATTAGCGACAGTCGAAAAATAGCTAGGTTAGCCACAGTGACCACTACCCTGGCAGCTAACCTCAGGTGGTCATAATACGATCAGTTCGGGTAAAGGTTGAACTACTACAGCCGCTCGACAGTCAACGCTAAGTTGAGTGACAAGGGGAGCCGCGGTAGCAGCGCTGCCTGGTAAGCGTGGTAGAGATCGGGCTTGATGTCGCCTTCGGCAGTGTCGATCTGTAGCTTACCGTCGAGTTCCTGATACCAGCCGCCCCGCGCGCGATCTATAAAAGTGGTATCGATGAAATCCCAAAGCCGCCGATACCAGCGCTCGTAGTGGGGCTGATCTGTGCGCCTTAGAAACGCGGCAGAGGCGGCCAGTGCTTCGGCGTGAGTCCAGTGGCGACGCCGCAGGGAGTTTGGGCGTCCCGCCCAATCAACGGTATACACTAGCCCCGGAGCGCCGTCGGTGGCCCAGCCGTCACGCAGACTGGCGTCAAATAGCGCCGCGGCGTCAGTGAATAGCCAAGAAGGAGCTGCGCGGCCGCGAGATTCAAGCGCCGCCTCCAGATGGAGCATCAAGCGCGACCATTCGAAACCGTGACCCGGTGTGGCGCCATAGGGGTAGAAGCCATCGTCGGGGCGGTCGGCGTTGTGCTCCGGCCATTCTGACCAGTCGCCATGAAAATGCTCGAGGATGCGGTAATCCCGGAGAGCCGCGTGGCGGTGAATCAGCCGTTCAACGATGGCCAGCGCTCGATCAAGCCACAGTGGTTCGTCGCGCACATCGGCCAGCGCCAAGCACAGCTCTACGCCGTGCATGTTGCTGTTACCGCCGCGGTAGTCGCTCAGTTCGCTCCAGTCCTGGCTGAAACTCTCCACGAAGGCCTGCTCGTCCGCCGACCAGAAGCGAGTGTTGATCACCCCGACGGCCTCTTCGAGCAGAGCCGCCGCGCCAGGAATGGCGGCGTGGGTCGCAGTGGCGGCCCCGAGGGCGACGAAGTGGTGGGTATAGCACTGCTTAGTGTGGTCGTCGCTGGCGGCGGGGTCGGCGCCGAACCAGCCGCCATATTGCTCGTCGCGGAGCTTGCCTTCCAAAGCACGAATCGCATGTTCGGACAGAGCAGCAGCGCCCGGTACGCCCTGTAGCGCTGCTAAAGCACAACTGTGGGCCATACGCCCGGTGAGCATGGTGTCGGCACTGGCGCCGTGAGGGATACGCCCATCACCATCGAGCGCCGCAAAACCGCCAGAGGCCAGACGCGCCTGACGATGGAATTCGAACAACGCAAGCCCTTCGCGGGTCAGCCAGTGGTGATGGGTAGCACTATTGAGCCAGCGCCGGGGTTTTTGATCAGTGTTGTGGTTCATCGCAGCCATGCCTTATGTGATCAAGTGGGATCTCGCCTCAGCCATTGACGATGGTGCCGCCGGTCTGACAGCTGGAAGGCTATATTTAGCGTGTGATTGGCTCTCCTTTACGCAATCCGCCAGGTTAACCATAAATTGCGCGCCGTCTAATTTCTAATTGATTGATATTAAGCTTTATTAGAGTATGAGAGCGAATCGGTTAGAAATGGACATATGATTAGCAACTTCACGATTGCCGGGTGGGGCAGTTATCGCCCTCGTATCCAGCAAACTTCGCGCTCCCTGGACGAACGTCAAGGGCACTCTCCTGGCTGGACTGAACGCCAGTTCGGTATCGCCACGCGTCATGTTGCGAGTGAGGATGAGACCACCTCAATGATGGCGACCGAGGCCGCCCGCGAGGCGCTGAACCGCGCAGGCTGGGGCAACTCGCCGCCCGACGTCATCATCGGCGGTTGCGGCGTTATGGAGCAACCGATTCCGTCTACAGCCGCCTTAGTCCAGAACCGTCTCGGCTTTGGCCAGTCCGGTGTGCCTAGCTTTGACGTTAACCAGACCTGTTTATCCTTTATGGTGGCACTGGATATCGCCGCCATGGGCATTGCTTGTGGACGCTGGCGGCGCGCGCTGGTGTTCTCTAGCGACATCGCGTCGGCAGGGCTTAACCCCGAGGAGCCGAAGACGCGCTCCATCTTTGGCGATGGCGCAGCGGCACTGGCGATTGAGGCAACGTCAGACACAACGTGTGGAATGCGTTCAAGCGTTTCGGTCACCCATGGTGCTCACCACGCGCTAGCGCAGCTTCGGGCGGGCGGCACAAAATTGCGTATTGCCGAAGGTTACCAAGCGCTGGTCGCCGGCTCCTATTTCGAAATGGATGCCTTTGGCAT
This window encodes:
- a CDS encoding 3-oxoacyl-[acyl-carrier-protein] synthase III C-terminal domain-containing protein produces the protein MISNFTIAGWGSYRPRIQQTSRSLDERQGHSPGWTERQFGIATRHVASEDETTSMMATEAAREALNRAGWGNSPPDVIIGGCGVMEQPIPSTAALVQNRLGFGQSGVPSFDVNQTCLSFMVALDIAAMGIACGRWRRALVFSSDIASAGLNPEEPKTRSIFGDGAAALAIEATSDTTCGMRSSVSVTHGAHHALAQLRAGGTKLRIAEGYQALVAGSYFEMDAFGIFKAAAKALPSVIERALTQAEISKDDLACVICHQASAPGVEHIKRLFAPNSDRVVNIFPTTGNQIAASIPTVLAHALTMGIAKPGDYILLLGTAAGISASAMVLKL
- a CDS encoding AGE family epimerase/isomerase — protein: MNHNTDQKPRRWLNSATHHHWLTREGLALFEFHRQARLASGGFAALDGDGRIPHGASADTMLTGRMAHSCALAALQGVPGAAALSEHAIRALEGKLRDEQYGGWFGADPAASDDHTKQCYTHHFVALGAATATHAAIPGAAALLEEAVGVINTRFWSADEQAFVESFSQDWSELSDYRGGNSNMHGVELCLALADVRDEPLWLDRALAIVERLIHRHAALRDYRILEHFHGDWSEWPEHNADRPDDGFYPYGATPGHGFEWSRLMLHLEAALESRGRAAPSWLFTDAAALFDASLRDGWATDGAPGLVYTVDWAGRPNSLRRRHWTHAEALAASAAFLRRTDQPHYERWYRRLWDFIDTTFIDRARGGWYQELDGKLQIDTAEGDIKPDLYHAYQAALLPRLPLSLNLALTVERL